Proteins from one Trichoplusia ni isolate ovarian cell line Hi5 chromosome 9, tn1, whole genome shotgun sequence genomic window:
- the LOC113497381 gene encoding uncharacterized protein LOC113497381 isoform X1: METAQSSDDSCDSEMRMMKNELIDFGLDEENLTKEEITDLLKALKNSKSTEKEEEIARDKSSQMFQTENNVSSSLPKKSMKRRYLNVRDRRLPWSLLPTTITPAEKARTLAIYIKLMSLNNYRQARQSANFAVWPPPIQIVEETTRVQPMRSTRSGRSVPVYDFDDEDSSDADLTTTKSKKRKVSNSDHNGTDGIYTNKVLSLKRKPPKEENNVRSVKEPKMDNKLEVVSIGNPVKPKVELFSLIED, encoded by the exons atggagACCGCACAATCGTCAGATGATAGTTGTGATTCTGAAATGAGGATGATGAAGAACGAATTGATTG ATTTTGGTTTGGATGAAGAAAATCTCACTAAAGAAGAAATTACTGATCTGCTGAAGGCATTGAAAAACTCAAAATCCACTGAAAAAGAGGAGGAAATTGCCCGAGACAAA TCTTCTCAAATGTTTCAGACAGAGAACAATGTAAGCAGTAGTCTTCCGAAAAAGTCTATGAAAAGAAGATATTTAAATGTAAGAGACAGACGTTTGCCATGGAGTTTGTTACCCACCACAATAACTCCAGCAGAAAAAGCTAGAACTCTAGCAATATATATCAAACTCATGTCATTAAACAATTATCGCCAGGCAAGGCAGTCTGCTAACTTTGCTGTGTGGCCCCCACCAATACAGATAGTTGAGGAGACAACAAGAGTACAACCAATGAGGTCCACGAGGAGTGGCAGGTCTGTGCCAGTTTATGATTTTGATGACGAAGACTCTTCTGATGCAGACCTTACCACCACAAAGAGCAAGAAAAGGAAGGTCTCAAACAGTGATCACAATGGAACTGATGGTATTTACACCAACAAAGTCCTCAGCCTAAAGAGGAAGCCACCTAAAGAAGAGAATAATGTAAGGTCTGTGAAGGAACCCAAAATGGATAATAAATTAGAGGTGGTTTCCATAGGGAACCCTGTAAAGCCTAAAGTAGAGCTTTTCTCATTAATTGAAGACTGA
- the LOC113497381 gene encoding uncharacterized protein LOC113497381 isoform X2, which translates to METAQSSDDSCDSEMRMMKNELIDFGLDEENLTKEEITDLLKALKNSKSTEKEEEIARDKTENNVSSSLPKKSMKRRYLNVRDRRLPWSLLPTTITPAEKARTLAIYIKLMSLNNYRQARQSANFAVWPPPIQIVEETTRVQPMRSTRSGRSVPVYDFDDEDSSDADLTTTKSKKRKVSNSDHNGTDGIYTNKVLSLKRKPPKEENNVRSVKEPKMDNKLEVVSIGNPVKPKVELFSLIED; encoded by the exons atggagACCGCACAATCGTCAGATGATAGTTGTGATTCTGAAATGAGGATGATGAAGAACGAATTGATTG ATTTTGGTTTGGATGAAGAAAATCTCACTAAAGAAGAAATTACTGATCTGCTGAAGGCATTGAAAAACTCAAAATCCACTGAAAAAGAGGAGGAAATTGCCCGAGACAAA ACAGAGAACAATGTAAGCAGTAGTCTTCCGAAAAAGTCTATGAAAAGAAGATATTTAAATGTAAGAGACAGACGTTTGCCATGGAGTTTGTTACCCACCACAATAACTCCAGCAGAAAAAGCTAGAACTCTAGCAATATATATCAAACTCATGTCATTAAACAATTATCGCCAGGCAAGGCAGTCTGCTAACTTTGCTGTGTGGCCCCCACCAATACAGATAGTTGAGGAGACAACAAGAGTACAACCAATGAGGTCCACGAGGAGTGGCAGGTCTGTGCCAGTTTATGATTTTGATGACGAAGACTCTTCTGATGCAGACCTTACCACCACAAAGAGCAAGAAAAGGAAGGTCTCAAACAGTGATCACAATGGAACTGATGGTATTTACACCAACAAAGTCCTCAGCCTAAAGAGGAAGCCACCTAAAGAAGAGAATAATGTAAGGTCTGTGAAGGAACCCAAAATGGATAATAAATTAGAGGTGGTTTCCATAGGGAACCCTGTAAAGCCTAAAGTAGAGCTTTTCTCATTAATTGAAGACTGA
- the LOC113497463 gene encoding E3 ubiquitin-protein ligase TRIM9: protein MEEEIRCFVCKEFYREPVLLPCGHALCRVCAVNLQTHVHESDNSVASNDYQEADKASVSSETDSGVVCGSRPNSYAGTPAAPAYSSAAFTISCPSCSKVIYLDDNGAEGLPPFRVMRTIVERFGGVTGAPPAEEACQMCEGERRAAVVRCEQCSVRYCAGCRDAWHPTRGPLAQHELRALGTTCADHGSPPVLYCNTCLVPICQRCLAERHSTHETQALSIAARTHKTELSQSLQHLSEQAKAMTEYIQLVKGTGEKINESCEELEKQIDQACSEVTRAIERRRDELIRAARNTRSQAITNMRSLTSHAAQKLREATALLHFSIEALKESDHAAFLQVGSILSARAQDTASSLCSSLDSPPAAPALTLDIEPVLRTVKSMNFVECIPPGAPEMAVEACAARGCSCTLAWRAPAQPQAVRGYVLELDDGLGGPFREVYCGRETVCTIDGLHYASLYSARVKAFNGAGEGPYSEVIGLQTSPVAWFTWDARCAAAEGGVALSADGLGAAAAGWQPRVALADQPLARGRHYWRLRIDRYDGDADPAFGIARADVARDKMLGSDALGWAMYIDGSRSWFVHGGAHGGRAAGGIARGSTVGVLLDLTRGTLSFTVDDQPQGDIAFTGLRGAFYPAVSLNRGVAVTLQPGLAPPPDLLVAQLSLD from the exons ATGGAAGAGGAGATaagatgttttgtttgtaaagaaTTCTACAGAGAACCAGTATTGCTGCCTTGCGGTCATGCCCTTTGTCGAGTTTGTGCAGTTAATTTGCAAACCCATGTACACGAAAGTGATAATTCGGTAGCCTCTAATGATTACCAAGAAGCAGACAAAGCTTCGGTATCTAGCGAAACTGACAGCGGAGTAGTATGTGGATCAAGGCCTAATAGTTACGCAGGAACTCCGGCAGCACCCGCCTATTCTAGTGCAGCATTTACCATATCATGTCCGTCGTGCAGTAAAGTTATTTATCTAGATGACAATGGTGCCGAGGGCCTACCTCCCTTTCGCGTTATGCGAACTATCGTTGAGAGGTTTGGCGGAGTCACAGGAGCGCCCCCAGCTGAAGAAGCATGTCAGATGTGTGAGGGTGAGCGACGGGCTGCAGTGGTTCGGTGTGAGCAGTGCTCTGTGCGATACTGTGCGGGCTGCAGAGACGCCTGGCACCCGACGCGCGGCCCGCTGGCGCAGCACGAGCTGCGGGCACTGGGCACGACGTGTGCGGACCATGGCTCGCCTCCAGTACTCTACTGCAACACTTGTCTTGTCCCCATCTGTCAGCGCTGCCTTGCTGAACGACACTCAACACATGAGACACAGGCATTGTCCATTGCTGCCAGAACTCAtaag acTGAACTATCCCAATCATTACAACATCTATCGGAGCAAGCTAAAGCCATGACAGAATATATACAGCTAGTCAAAGGAACAGGAGAAAAAATtaat GAGTCATGTGAAGAActagaaaaacaaatagatCAGGCTTGTTCAGAAGTAACTCGTGCCATAGAGAGAAGACGCGACGAGCTAATACGAGCGGCGCGCAACACCCGCTCGCAGGCCATCACGAATATGCGCTCGTTGACGTCACACGCCGCACAAAAACTGAGGGAAGCTACTGCACTCTTACACTTCTCTATAGAAGCCCTCAAAGAATCGGATCATGCAGCCTTTTTACAG GTGGGTAGCATTCTGTCGGCGCGCGCGCAGGACACGGCCTCCAGCCTGTGTTCGTCGCTGGACTCGCCGCCCGCTGCGCCAGCGCTCACCCTAGACATCGAACCCGTACTGCGTACCGTCAAGAGTATGAATTTCGTGGAATGCATac CGCCCGGAGCCCCAGAGATGGCGGTAGAGGCGTGTGCGGCGCGCGGCTGCTCGTGCACGCTGGCGTGGCGCGCGCCCGCGCAGCCGCAAGCCGTGCGGGGCTATGTGCTCGAACTGGATGACGGGCTGGGCGGGCCTTTTCGG GAGGTATATTGCGGTCGAGAAACGGTTTGCACTATCGATGGGTTGCATTACGCTTCTCTGTACAGTGCTCGAGTAAAAGCTTTCAATGGTGCTGGGGAAGGACCCTACAGCGAAGTTATTGGACTACAAACATCTCCAG TGGCGTGGTTCACGTGGGACGCTCGCTGCGCGGCGGCGGAGGGCGGCGTGGCGCTGAGCGCGGACGGgctgggcgcggcggcggcgggctggCAGCCGCGCGTGGCGCTCGCCGACCAGCCGCTGGCGCGCGGCAGACACTACTGGCGCCTGCGCATCGACCGCTACGACGGCGACGCCGACCCCGCCTTCGGAATCGCGCGCGCTGATGTCGCCAGGGATAAGATGCTTG GCAGCGACGCGCTGGGCTGGGCGATGTACATCGACGGGTCCCGGTCGTGGTTCGTGCACGGCGGCGCGcacggcgggcgcgcggcgggcggcatCGCGCGCGGCTCCACTGTGGGCGTGCTGCTGGACCTCACGCGCGGCACGCTCAGCTTCACCGTGGACGACCAGCCGCAG GGTGACATAGCTTTCACGGGGCTGCGCGGCGCGTTCTACCCGGCGGTGTCGCTGAACCGCGGCGTGGCGGTGACGCTGCAGCCGGGGCTGGCGCCGCCGCCCGACCTGCTCGTGGCGCAGCTCTCACTCGACTGA